One genomic window of Magnolia sinica isolate HGM2019 chromosome 3, MsV1, whole genome shotgun sequence includes the following:
- the LOC131240842 gene encoding potassium channel KAT3-like isoform X2 codes for MYFSCTKFSLQRFYHDEYGMGDGSYSFSSDLLPPLGSQNTRSPHLRKLTVSPFHPFYRAWEFFLIIFVIYSAWICPFEFAFLSCKPNTVFIIDNVIDAFFAIDIILTFFVAYVDHRSFLLIDEPKKIAIRYISTWFVFDVCSTAPFQPLSLLFTKHSSGLGFKVLNMLRLWRLRRVSSLFARLEKDIRFNYFWTRCTKLFSVTLFAVHCAGCFHYLIADRYPDPSRTWIGAVMPNFKEESLWNRYVTSMYWSITTLTTTGYGDLHAQNPREMLFDIFYMFFNLGLTAYLIGNMTNLVVTGTSRTRNFRDTVRAASEFAARNQLPPSIKHQMLSHICLRYKTEGLKLHETLNGLPKAIRSTISHYLFFPVVQKVHLFHGVSYDFLFQLVSEMQAEYFPPKEDVILQNEAPTDIYILVSGSVDLISYKDGSDQVQGKAVAGEVFGEIGVVHHRPQPFTVRTCELCQILRLKGTPLMNIIQANLEDGSIVMSNLLQQLKGLESVGFGDPNADPKALLEEFIDGGVNMNKADASGRMAKAVSKRWKPKDICNLLECRENTNTNLKDHIIEITGSQVNNKDRNSTSQIRRNKGHRFAKSQLSEIENDSRLNSNNGKFLKSTNKRVAIHMHLQETNASWEQLGKLIILPESLEELLRIGGQKFVGRHPTKVVNGENAEIDDISVVKDGDHLFLLENEHEITSDAT; via the exons ATGTATTTTTCATGCACAAAATTCTCCCTCCAACGTTTCTACCATGACGAGTACGGAATGGGAGATGGTAGCTATAGCTTCTCCAGCGATCTTTTACCACCCCTTGGAAGCCAGAACACCCGTTCCCCTCACCTTAGAAAACTCACCGTTTCTCCTTTCCATCCTTTCTATAG GGCTTGGGAGTTTTTTCTGATTATTTTCGTTATATACTCCGCCTGGATCTGCCCGTTCGAGTTTGCATTTCTATCGTGCAAGCCAAACACAGTATTCATCATCGACAATGTCATCGATGCCTTCTTCGCCATTGATATCATTCTCACTTTTTTTGTCGCATACGTCGACCATCGATCCTTTCTTTTGATAGATGAACCCAAGAAAATCGCAATCAG GTACATATCCACCTGGTTTGTATTTGACGTCTGTTCGACTGCGCCTTTCCAACCTCTCAGCCTTCTCTTTACAAAACATAGCAGCGGTCTGGGATTTAAAGTTCTTAACATGCTCCGACTATGGCGTCTCCGGCGAGTTAGCTCTCTATTCGCAAG ACTCGAGAAGGATATCCGATTCAACTATTTCTGGACCCGCTGCACAAAGCTGTTCTCA GTAACGCTGTTTGCAGTGCATTGCGCTGGATGCTTTCACTATCTGATCGCGGACAGATACCCAGATCCCAGCCGTACGTGGATCGGTGCGGTGATGCCGAATTTCAAAGAAGAGAGCCTCTGGAACAGATATGTAACTTCAATGTACTGGTCTATTACAACACTAACGACGACCGGGTATGGGGATTTGCATGCGCAGAATCCGAGAGAGATGCTCTTTGATATTTTCTACATGTTTTTCAACTTGGGTTTAACGGCCTACCTCATTGGAAACATGACGAATCTCGTCGTCACTGGCACCAGCCGCACCAGAAACTTT AGGGATACAGTTCGAGCTGCTTCTGAATTTGCCGCCCGAAACCAGCTGCCTCCAAGCATAAAGCATCAGATGCTATCACACATCTGTCTCAGGTACAAGACAGAAGGATTGAAACTACACGAGACCTTGAATGGTCTACCAAAGGCCATCCGTTCAACCATATCTCACTATCTCTTCTTCCCAGTCGTCCAGAAAGTCCATCTATTTCATGGGGTCTCATATGATTTCCTTTTCCAACTG GTTTCAGAAATGCAAGCTGAGTATTTTCCACCAAAGGAAGATGTGATACTGCAGAATGAGGCTCCAACGGATATTTATATATTGGTGTCCGGATCAGTG GATCTGATATCATATAAAGATGGGAGTGATCAG GTTCAAGGAAAAGCGGTTGCTGGGGAAGTTTTTGGGGAGATAGGGGTTGTGCATCATAGGCCACAGCCATTCACTGTAAGAACATGTGAACTTTGTCAAATCCTACGGCTGAAGGGGACACCTCTCATGAACATCATTCAGGCAAATCTGGAAGATGGAAGCATTGTCATGAGCAATCTTTTGCAG CAACTGAAGGGACTTGAAAGTGTAGGATTTGGAGATCCGAATGCAGATCCGAAGGCGCTACTCGAAGAATTTATTGATGGAGGGGTAAATATGAATAAAGCTGATGCCAGTGGGAGGATGGCAAAAGCTGTATCAAAGAGATGGAAACCGAAAGATATCTGTAATCTCTTAGAATGCcgtgaaaatacaaataccaaTTTAAAGGATCACATAATAGAAATCACTGGATCACAAGTCAATAACAAAGATAGGAACAGTACAAGCCAAATAAGAAGAAATAAGGGCCACCGATTTGCAAAATCTCAGCTTTCTGAAATAGAAAACGACAGTCGTTTGAACAGTAACAATGGCAAATTCTTGAAATCGACTAACAAAAGAGTTGCAATTCACATGCATTTACAAGAGACGAATGCATCATGGGAACAGCTGGGGAAGCTAATTATCCTACCTGAGTCCTTGGAAGAGCTCCTCAGAATCGGTG GTCAGAAGTTTGTGGGCCGCCATCCTACAAAAGTGGTCAATGGAGAGAATGCAGAAATAGACGACATTAGTGTTGTCAAGGACGGAGATCATCTGTTTCTCCTCGAAAATGAGCATGAAATTACAAGCGATGCGACATAA
- the LOC131240842 gene encoding potassium channel KAT3-like isoform X1: MYFSCTKFSLQRFYHDEYGMGDGSYSFSSDLLPPLGSQNTRSPHLRKLTVSPFHPFYRAWEFFLIIFVIYSAWICPFEFAFLSCKPNTVFIIDNVIDAFFAIDIILTFFVAYVDHRSFLLIDEPKKIAIRYISTWFVFDVCSTAPFQPLSLLFTKHSSGLGFKVLNMLRLWRLRRVSSLFARLEKDIRFNYFWTRCTKLFSVTLFAVHCAGCFHYLIADRYPDPSRTWIGAVMPNFKEESLWNRYVTSMYWSITTLTTTGYGDLHAQNPREMLFDIFYMFFNLGLTAYLIGNMTNLVVTGTSRTRNFRDTVRAASEFAARNQLPPSIKHQMLSHICLRYKTEGLKLHETLNGLPKAIRSTISHYLFFPVVQKVHLFHGVSYDFLFQLVSEMQAEYFPPKEDVILQNEAPTDIYILVSGSVDLISYKDGSDQVQGKAVAGEVFGEIGVVHHRPQPFTVRTCELCQILRLKGTPLMNIIQANLEDGSIVMSNLLQQLKGLESVGFGDPNADPKALLEEFIDGGVNMNKADASGRMAKAVSKRWKPKDICNLLECRENTNTNLKDHIIEITGSQVNNKDRNSTSQIRRNKGHRFAKSQLSEIENDSRLNSNNGKFLKSTNKRVAIHMHLQETNASWEQLGKLIILPESLEELLRIGGESCLFSSKYFITNLDTPPERNFAYFKNSYLSTFTFRKSKEKNNKTA, translated from the exons ATGTATTTTTCATGCACAAAATTCTCCCTCCAACGTTTCTACCATGACGAGTACGGAATGGGAGATGGTAGCTATAGCTTCTCCAGCGATCTTTTACCACCCCTTGGAAGCCAGAACACCCGTTCCCCTCACCTTAGAAAACTCACCGTTTCTCCTTTCCATCCTTTCTATAG GGCTTGGGAGTTTTTTCTGATTATTTTCGTTATATACTCCGCCTGGATCTGCCCGTTCGAGTTTGCATTTCTATCGTGCAAGCCAAACACAGTATTCATCATCGACAATGTCATCGATGCCTTCTTCGCCATTGATATCATTCTCACTTTTTTTGTCGCATACGTCGACCATCGATCCTTTCTTTTGATAGATGAACCCAAGAAAATCGCAATCAG GTACATATCCACCTGGTTTGTATTTGACGTCTGTTCGACTGCGCCTTTCCAACCTCTCAGCCTTCTCTTTACAAAACATAGCAGCGGTCTGGGATTTAAAGTTCTTAACATGCTCCGACTATGGCGTCTCCGGCGAGTTAGCTCTCTATTCGCAAG ACTCGAGAAGGATATCCGATTCAACTATTTCTGGACCCGCTGCACAAAGCTGTTCTCA GTAACGCTGTTTGCAGTGCATTGCGCTGGATGCTTTCACTATCTGATCGCGGACAGATACCCAGATCCCAGCCGTACGTGGATCGGTGCGGTGATGCCGAATTTCAAAGAAGAGAGCCTCTGGAACAGATATGTAACTTCAATGTACTGGTCTATTACAACACTAACGACGACCGGGTATGGGGATTTGCATGCGCAGAATCCGAGAGAGATGCTCTTTGATATTTTCTACATGTTTTTCAACTTGGGTTTAACGGCCTACCTCATTGGAAACATGACGAATCTCGTCGTCACTGGCACCAGCCGCACCAGAAACTTT AGGGATACAGTTCGAGCTGCTTCTGAATTTGCCGCCCGAAACCAGCTGCCTCCAAGCATAAAGCATCAGATGCTATCACACATCTGTCTCAGGTACAAGACAGAAGGATTGAAACTACACGAGACCTTGAATGGTCTACCAAAGGCCATCCGTTCAACCATATCTCACTATCTCTTCTTCCCAGTCGTCCAGAAAGTCCATCTATTTCATGGGGTCTCATATGATTTCCTTTTCCAACTG GTTTCAGAAATGCAAGCTGAGTATTTTCCACCAAAGGAAGATGTGATACTGCAGAATGAGGCTCCAACGGATATTTATATATTGGTGTCCGGATCAGTG GATCTGATATCATATAAAGATGGGAGTGATCAG GTTCAAGGAAAAGCGGTTGCTGGGGAAGTTTTTGGGGAGATAGGGGTTGTGCATCATAGGCCACAGCCATTCACTGTAAGAACATGTGAACTTTGTCAAATCCTACGGCTGAAGGGGACACCTCTCATGAACATCATTCAGGCAAATCTGGAAGATGGAAGCATTGTCATGAGCAATCTTTTGCAG CAACTGAAGGGACTTGAAAGTGTAGGATTTGGAGATCCGAATGCAGATCCGAAGGCGCTACTCGAAGAATTTATTGATGGAGGGGTAAATATGAATAAAGCTGATGCCAGTGGGAGGATGGCAAAAGCTGTATCAAAGAGATGGAAACCGAAAGATATCTGTAATCTCTTAGAATGCcgtgaaaatacaaataccaaTTTAAAGGATCACATAATAGAAATCACTGGATCACAAGTCAATAACAAAGATAGGAACAGTACAAGCCAAATAAGAAGAAATAAGGGCCACCGATTTGCAAAATCTCAGCTTTCTGAAATAGAAAACGACAGTCGTTTGAACAGTAACAATGGCAAATTCTTGAAATCGACTAACAAAAGAGTTGCAATTCACATGCATTTACAAGAGACGAATGCATCATGGGAACAGCTGGGGAAGCTAATTATCCTACCTGAGTCCTTGGAAGAGCTCCTCAGAATCGGTGGTGAGTCTTGTTTATTCTCTTCAAAGTATTTCATTACAAATCTGGACACTCCACCAGAGAGGAACTTTGCTTATTTTAAAAACTCATACCTAAGCACATTCACATTcagaaaaagtaaagaaaagaacAATAAAACAGCttga